From a region of the Candidatus Poribacteria bacterium genome:
- a CDS encoding DUF4384 domain-containing protein, whose product MSRAWTGALIVCVLMSAGVLRGDVASSEGLAPTVYLLGKGISTATDPQDRVREAREDARADLVKSIRTVVQSEYLRRKEEIGERFESVAVSQTVSTASMEIAGVQYRLRDEGKTTYALAYVDREEAKRLHYEIADRTAQEISAALENARRLAHAGRRDEALRAYAAIYPLLARLDDALAVLLVVHGEPPTVPVASSTVDAEIDQVENAAPTSLADAAALLVRRLDRCAPMGSAVLVQTPVYSSASFSSPFASHFRRLIEVALGPRAVPMTTSFQARGVDTRRDAARQSSARVLLRSAYVESGEDIEIIGFADRVETAERVGSARVVLPRALAVEANLDTRPQNFAEALADSHEIGDAELEVVSGALRLELWTNRGADGLAFEEGDVYKLYVRTNRPCTVRLLYHLADGTRVVMFEDYTIPATMANRVVEIPERYSVSAPFGVERVQGFAYVKTPPPIKTRRQLIAGVSYDVLDESLGSAMARYRGFVRQGDVDDNTTTSLTLTTIRREGGTPR is encoded by the coding sequence ATGTCGCGAGCGTGGACCGGGGCTCTGATCGTGTGCGTCTTGATGTCGGCTGGCGTCCTTCGCGGCGATGTGGCGAGCTCGGAAGGTCTCGCGCCGACGGTATACCTCCTCGGCAAGGGCATAAGCACAGCGACGGACCCGCAAGACCGTGTTCGCGAAGCGCGCGAGGACGCGCGCGCTGACCTCGTCAAATCCATCCGCACGGTCGTCCAGAGCGAGTACCTTCGCCGCAAAGAAGAGATCGGAGAACGTTTCGAGTCGGTCGCAGTGTCGCAGACCGTGTCGACAGCGTCGATGGAGATCGCCGGCGTGCAGTACCGCCTCCGCGACGAGGGGAAGACCACCTACGCTCTTGCGTATGTGGATCGTGAAGAAGCCAAGCGGCTCCACTACGAGATTGCTGACCGCACTGCACAAGAGATCAGCGCTGCGCTGGAGAACGCGCGCCGCCTTGCCCATGCTGGCCGGAGGGACGAAGCGCTCCGAGCTTACGCCGCCATCTACCCGCTCCTTGCCCGCCTAGACGATGCTCTCGCTGTGCTGTTGGTTGTGCACGGCGAACCGCCCACTGTTCCGGTCGCGTCAAGCACGGTCGATGCCGAGATCGATCAGGTCGAGAACGCCGCGCCGACTTCGTTGGCAGATGCTGCCGCGCTCCTAGTGCGGAGGCTCGACCGCTGCGCGCCCATGGGAAGCGCAGTGCTTGTGCAGACGCCAGTCTATTCCAGCGCCAGTTTCTCCTCGCCGTTCGCGAGCCACTTCCGTAGGTTGATCGAGGTCGCTCTTGGCCCGCGCGCGGTACCGATGACGACCTCCTTCCAGGCGCGAGGTGTGGACACGCGCCGTGACGCCGCGAGGCAGTCATCGGCGAGAGTGCTGCTTCGGAGCGCGTACGTGGAGTCCGGAGAAGACATCGAGATCATCGGGTTCGCGGACCGAGTTGAGACTGCCGAGCGCGTCGGGTCCGCCAGGGTCGTACTGCCCCGAGCGCTCGCCGTCGAGGCGAATCTGGACACTCGCCCGCAGAACTTTGCAGAAGCGCTGGCGGATTCGCACGAGATCGGCGACGCCGAGCTGGAGGTCGTCTCAGGCGCGCTTCGGCTGGAACTGTGGACGAACCGTGGGGCGGACGGTCTCGCATTCGAGGAAGGCGACGTCTACAAGCTCTACGTCCGGACGAACCGGCCATGCACCGTGCGTCTGCTCTACCACTTGGCGGATGGCACGCGCGTCGTGATGTTTGAGGACTACACGATCCCTGCGACGATGGCGAACCGAGTCGTTGAGATCCCAGAACGCTACAGCGTTTCGGCTCCATTCGGCGTAGAGCGAGTCCAAGGGTTCGCCTACGTCAAGACCCCTCCTCCCATCAAAACGCGTCGTCAGCTGATTGCCGGTGTTTCGTATGACGTTCTCGACGAATCGCTGGGATCTGCGATGGCGCGGTACCGGGGGTTCGTGCGCCAAGGTGATGTCGATGACAACACGACGACGTCTCTGACGCTAACG